A single Triticum dicoccoides isolate Atlit2015 ecotype Zavitan chromosome 2A, WEW_v2.0, whole genome shotgun sequence DNA region contains:
- the LOC119358097 gene encoding ervatamin-B-like — translation MAPIHSSRRLDGTVLALLLVLVAASAFVISAAAARGDALAARHERWMAKFGREYTNAAEKLRRQEVFAANARHVDAVNRAGNRTYTLGLNQFSDLTSEEFAEKHLGYRHQHAVDSTPVAVVNMSKAQFESTPDSVDWRAAGAVTQVKNQGSCGCCWAFAAVAATEGLVKIATGNLISMSEQQVLDCTGGANSCNGGDINAALSYVASSGGLQPEEAYAYTGQQGACRSSSVSPNSVASVGGAPRMVELHGDEGALQELAARQPVAVPVEADSDFQHYMRGVYTGSSSCGQNLNHGVTVVGYGTDSCRQAYWLVKNQWGTGWATLWCICGFGIFLEKKWVLNNDRTLNACMDLHTNDAFAYVIV, via the exons TCAGCGCTGCCGCGGCGCGAGGGGACGCGCTGGCCGCCCGGCACGAGCGGTGGATGGCCAAGTTCGGGCGCGAGTACACGAACGCTGCCGAGAAATTACGCCGGCAGGAGGTGTTCGCGGCCAACGCGCGGCACGTGGACGCTGTCAATCGGGCGGGCAACCGGACATACACGCTCGGCCTCAATCAGTTCTCCGACCTCACCAGCGAAGAGTTCGCGGAGAAGCACCTCGGGTACCGCCACCAGCACGCCGTGGACAGCACGCCGGTGGCCGTGGTCAACATGTCCAAGGCTCAGTTCGAGTCCACGCCGGACAGCGTGGACTGGAGGGCCGCGGGTGCCGTCACCCAAGTCAAGAACCAAGGCTCATGCG GTTGTTGCTGGGCGTTCGCGGCGGTAGCGGCGACGGAGGGGCTCGTAAAGATCGCCACTGGCAACCTCATCTccatgtcagagcagcaggtgctGGACTGCACGGGCGGCGCCAACTCCTGCAATGGCGGCGACATCAACGCCGCCCTAAGCTACGTCGCCTCGAGCGGCGGCCTTCAGCCCGAGGAAGCCTACGCGTATACCGGTCAGCAGGGCGCgtgccgcagcagcagcgtcagccCAAACTCGGTCGCCTCCGTCGGCGGCGCCCCCCGAATGGTGGAGCTGCACGGCGACGAGGGCGCCTTGCAGGAGCTCGCGGCCAGACAGCCGGTGGCCGTGCCCGTGGAGGCTGACAGTGACTTCCAGCACTATATGAGGGGCGTGTACACCGGCAGCTCGTCGTGTGGACAGAACCTGAACCACGGCGTGACGGTGGTGGGCTACGGAACGGACAGCTGCAGGCAGGCGTACTGGCTGGTGAAGAACCAGTGGGGGACGGGGTGGGCTACACTGTGGTGTATATGTGGATTTGGAATCTTTTTGGAAAAGAAGTGGGTTTTGAATAATGATCGAACATTAAACGCATGCATGGATCTTCATACAAACGATGCATTCGCCTACGTAATAGTATGA